aaatttttaattgtgAAAGAGTTGTTGAAGTTAGATGGCAGAGGAATACAAAGATATATTGAAGATTCCTTGATTTATAATGATAGATACTAATAAGAAATTGTTAGGGATAGTATGGGATGCTTGATGTTGTATTTAAAGAGAGTGGTTCTTCCCACTTAACAGCTGATTTTTAAGGTGTGAGTTCTCACTTTCCTTAAGTACTTAacagaaatcaaattaatattcTAATTTGGCCACATATATTTTACTCAAATATGGACCTTTCATATGActgtttttgtttcttatatCCATCCACTTTATATGTATAGAAACCTTTTTCATTATATTGCTCTGGATACATTCATTTATAATCTTTTTATTCTAGAAATATGAACTGTTCTCCATCCATGAGGCttatacataaaatttttttgtcatgTTTTTTAAATTGTCACTGCAGGAGATTTTCTTCTCAAGACAACCACATTGTCTAACACAATGGAAAATGTTGGGTTGAAAGAGCTTTTTGCAAAGCATGATTTGAATGATAATGCCCTGGGAATGCAATTTTGTGAAGCCTTATCAATTGTTCGATCGACTATTGGTTCTGCTGCTGGTCAGGTGATACCTTCAGCTGAAAGAACAATTCAAAGGTTACCATGTTCGGTTAATGTACCTTCAGATGAATTTTCGAAGATTGTGAAAAAATATGGTGACAGAATTTTGTTAAAGGAGTCTGACAGAAGACCCAAAAcctcaaaaaagaaagcaaaaaagcGGTCATCAACTAATGGCATTAGCAATGTAAAGCATTTGGAAAAATTTGATGACTGGCAAGGTATCCCACCTTGGGATCCATCAGTAGGAGGGGATGGATATCCAAAGTTCCTTTGTGATGTTATGGTAAGCattttaactttaaatattTGATGCCTCCTTCAATATGGATATAATAAAATTCCAATTGCTTGTGGAATAAAGAACATATGATGAGGTTTATCTGTTCACTtgtattatttgtctttgatgTTTTATTGTAACCTTTTACCCGGAAAAAATGGGTTGCTGTTgtaattttagaattaattattggTATTTATAAGTTGAATATAATTCTGGCAAGGAAAATTACTCAGGTTGAAGGCTTGGCCAAACATTTACGATGTGTTGGGATGGATGCTGCAATTCCTTATTCAAGGAAGCCTGAACAAAGGTTGTAAATACAGTATGCTTTGCTCTTTCTATTCTTTAGTTGTTGATTTTACCTTAGGAGTTCTGACAGTTGGTCTGATCCTATATCATTTTTACTGATGAAACTTTAATTATATTCAGGGAGTTGATAGAGCAAGCCCGCAGAGAGAAGAGAGTACTTTTGACTCGAGATGCGAAGTTGCTAAGATATGAATATCTAATAAATAACCAAATATATAAAGTGAAGAGTCTTCTGAAAAATGAACAGCTACTTGAGGTATGTGTATTTTAAATATGAAGTCTTAAAGATTTTGATAATATACATATTTTAATGtagaataaatattaattatcaattttagtACGTGAACTTTTAGCGTTATGATATGCAAGAGTGCTCATTTTAGGATCGAGGTTATACCACATATTTTGAAGTTGTATTCTTAGCTCAACATGATTGCTTATCAGATAGAAACTTTTCCCATATATTCCTGGAGAAACTGATTGTATGCTGTGGAGCACGCTAAAATCGAAGTTTGTTTCAGGTCATTGAAGCCTTTCAGCTAAAAATTAGTGAGGATCAGCTGATGTCAAGATGTACAAAATGCAATGGGAGATTTATACAAAAGCCACTGTCTACTGAAGAGGCTATTGAAGCTGCAAAGGGTTTTCAGAAAATTCCAAATTTCTTATTTAACAAGAATATAGAGTTCTGGCAGTGCATGGACTGTCACCAACTTTATTGGGAGGTACTTTTTACCAGTAAAGTTTGTTTCCCATGATGAATGGTGCTATTGAACATTGCATAACTATCCATCTTGGATTCGCATTATATCACAGCATTCCTCTCTGACACATGAGCTATATGCTTTCCTGTCATGGAACATTGGCAACATACCTTGATTTATCATTTGCTTGTGCACTTGTTTTTGCATTGAACCCTTTTCTTATGAAGTCGTAGCCTCCGTGCTTGATTTTGAGATACTGGGAATTAATTCCATGAGACCCATATAGGGTATATCATTGGAACGCATTATGATGTGTTCTTCAATTTGTTTGTTTGACAATGAAAAATAACGGAAGCAGAATTTCTTCCACACTTGCTATTGTTTTGCCATTAGAATAGAACAATGTGGCACcagctaattatttatttatttattttttaatttaattttcatataccGATAATGCAAAATAGTTTTACACAAATATTTAATCGAATATTGTCACATCatcaaaataactaattttcaaaatcactaTTTAAAAAGTCATCTTAACATATAAATTTGATTTGATGATCATGTAAAACGTTTTATCCTGACTGTGTATCAAAactaaaccttttttttttttttgagttttttacaTATCTCCTAGTGCAGGGTTAATGTGTACTTAGCATGTTTCTTCTAGATATGTGCATTTATATGATGATATAGTGAGCTACCTTCCTAAGTTGAATATTATGTGCTTTGCCCTCTATACAGGGAACCCAATACCACAATGCAATACAGAAGTTCATTGATGTCTGCAAGCTGAGTGATTAATTTGCACTCTACTGTGGATGTGCATTTGAACGATAGTGATATCGATTCTGAGAGCTATTATCCATGATAATGAAAATGTCATTTTCTCTTGAACATGTATTATTCTAATGCAATCTATACATGTAATGTATCTCATAATTTATACATCAAGTTTGCTACTATGCATTCTCTCTTGTAGTTTATTCTGCCCAATCAACTTCGATTTCAACATGATTGATAGAAATATAACTATTCATGTTGTCTTTTTCtattaacttaaatttttggGATAAACGGTATCATGACAAACGTAACAACTATCtctgataaaataataaaaattgaaaagaaaattaaactttCTAAATTTTACTCAACTGGTTTTCTCTCAAGGATACATTTGTTGAGGTATAATATAGAACAAATATTAGTATATTATTCAGTTATTGTAACTTTATTGTTcgtgtgtatatatattatcatttttGCAAATTTATGttgaatatttaatatttattgccTTGCATGATAATTTATTATGGTATTTAGAAGTAACTTTGTAATTTACTAaacaactaaattaattattaaattagagaaATCATGTATAGAATATAAGAAGAATTTTGAtaagatattttagatttttcaaaTAACATAAATGAAAATTATCTAGGAAGTAAGAGCTAGgtaagagattttttttttttttacaaacttCGATAAAAATAGAGTATAATAATCGCGTGGCAAGATAGATGTCTTTAAATTTtggatttagaaataaaaagaaaaacgatTGGTgacttgtattatttttttttataagacttcaattaattttaagtattaaaaaaattatgtgtaaTAATCTATCGTAGGGTCCAGCATTATtgttttaaataataacatgGAAAATTAAAAGCAGCAGGGTCTTTTGGTGGTTTCTTCCAATTTGGTATTTTGAAATAATCTCAGTGCCTCGGCCGGCCAGTTAGACCATCTGCGATAACTTTCATTTCTTGTAGCAACAACAGTAAACAACTTATTTACGATTACTGCAATGGAATTAGAATATACCCGTGCTTCAACTCTcatatttcaattattttttaatattgaaaataaaaaaaaatcaccta
This portion of the Arachis duranensis cultivar V14167 chromosome 6, aradu.V14167.gnm2.J7QH, whole genome shotgun sequence genome encodes:
- the LOC107495162 gene encoding uncharacterized protein LOC107495162, producing MDSQIQKPFKVYLVSSPESPEFTLLTRSLTQSSLVGLDAEWKPVRTYQSSFPDVSLLQIACQLGGDSEPVSAVFLLDLLSIPLSSLWKPLREMLESPETLKLGFRFKQDLIYLSSTFCSHGCDPGFDKVEPYLDITSLYNLLYLKKHGRNAPKQTKSLSNICMEVLGFPLSKELQCSDWSCRPLTEEQITYAAMDAHCLVEIFNVFNSKVANTGDFLLKTTTLSNTMENVGLKELFAKHDLNDNALGMQFCEALSIVRSTIGSAAGQVIPSAERTIQRLPCSVNVPSDEFSKIVKKYGDRILLKESDRRPKTSKKKAKKRSSTNGISNVKHLEKFDDWQGIPPWDPSVGGDGYPKFLCDVMVEGLAKHLRCVGMDAAIPYSRKPEQRELIEQARREKRVLLTRDAKLLRYEYLINNQIYKVKSLLKNEQLLEVIEAFQLKISEDQLMSRCTKCNGRFIQKPLSTEEAIEAAKGFQKIPNFLFNKNIEFWQCMDCHQLYWEGTQYHNAIQKFIDVCKLSD